ATCATCTGACAGCCATACAGAAGAAGAACCTGAATCCTCTGCCAGGTTCGGACTGATCAGATGCTTCTCTACAAGCACTCTTTTCTCGAGCCCCTGCAGATCTTCCATCTTCAGCTCCTCAAGCGGATACCCTGCTTGTCGCACTGCAGCACCAACTGCCTCTGCAGTCTGCTGAGCTTCTTCCTTTGTAAATACAGTCGGAAACGCATACTGATGATGATTCCGTGCCAGCCTGATCCTGGTGGACAGCACAATCTCTGAAGAAGGGCCATCCTCATTCATCCAGGAACTGACCGCCTGGCTCAAAAACTTCTCAAGACTCATCAGCACCGCCCCCTTCATCACGAATCTCAGCTTCAAGTGAACGAATCTGATCACGGATCTCAGCCGCCTGTTCAAACTCTTCCTGCTCAATTAAAGCCTTCAGATCTGAACGGAGCTCCGTTACCTTCCGCTTCATATGAATCGTACCGCCCTGACGTTCAGGAAGCTTCCCCTGATGAACAGTATTACCGCTGTGCAGCCTTTTTAAAATTGGCGGCAGCTGCTCTCTGAAGGATTCATAGCACTTCGGACAGCCAAACTTCCCAATCTTTAAAAACTGATCAAACGTCATCTGACAG
The sequence above is a segment of the Jeotgalibacillus haloalkalitolerans genome. Coding sequences within it:
- a CDS encoding UvrB/UvrC motif-containing protein codes for the protein MCEQCQERPAAVHLKNVVNGKKTEVHLCEVCAQDKGEAFMNDDGAFSFNHLLAGLLNVSPVMKQSQPQKSRRQPVECSGCQMTFDQFLKIGKFGCPKCYESFREQLPPILKRLHSGNTVHQGKLPERQGGTIHMKRKVTELRSDLKALIEQEEFEQAAEIRDQIRSLEAEIRDEGGGADES